One Glaciihabitans arcticus DNA window includes the following coding sequences:
- a CDS encoding HAD-IA family hydrolase, whose protein sequence is MTLLFIFDMDDVLYDYDWRTRMTGMTAMTGLSLDQLRQRWWHDKGEWAAEAGVYRTGEEYLEAVETALGQPIDEHEWVRVRAAAMTARPEALAAVRRASELGQVTLLTNNGALAHKHLRTLAPELVELFGDEHLFTSSYYGARKPNPAVFQSVLDAYGVDADDAFFADDMTVNVEGARSIGITAYHYGSAAGMLAAIESFAATRARV, encoded by the coding sequence ATGACCCTGCTGTTCATTTTCGACATGGATGACGTTCTCTACGACTACGACTGGCGTACCCGCATGACCGGCATGACGGCCATGACCGGACTCTCGCTCGACCAGCTGCGCCAGCGCTGGTGGCACGACAAGGGTGAGTGGGCCGCCGAGGCCGGCGTGTACCGCACGGGTGAGGAGTACCTCGAGGCCGTCGAGACCGCGCTCGGCCAGCCCATCGACGAGCACGAGTGGGTGCGCGTTCGGGCAGCGGCGATGACCGCACGGCCCGAGGCCCTGGCCGCGGTGCGCCGCGCCTCCGAGCTCGGACAGGTCACGCTCCTCACCAACAACGGCGCCCTCGCGCACAAGCACCTGCGCACCCTGGCCCCCGAGCTCGTCGAGCTGTTCGGCGACGAGCACCTGTTCACCTCGAGCTACTACGGGGCGCGCAAGCCGAACCCGGCCGTCTTCCAATCGGTGCTCGACGCTTACGGTGTCGACGCGGACGACGCCTTCTTCGCCGACGACATGACAGTCAATGTCGAGGGCGCCCGCAGCATCGGCATCACGGCGTACCACTACGGGTCGGCTGCGGGCATGCTCGCCGCTATCGAGTCGTTCGCGGCAACGCGGGCGCGGGTCTAG
- a CDS encoding HAD-IA family hydrolase yields the protein MNLYLFDFDKTLYQYDFRRRLPEFARLTGVSQYRLASSWWAAGYERRAESGEWPTADEYLDEFARVTGGRRLSLDEWADARSLAMTRIDGSVAAVARAASLGTVSLMSNNPAPFAEALPRLAPDVCALVGDNRLVSCQLGVRKPDPLAFERALDRYGFAAADTFFADDSLENVLGARSIGIHAHHFTSVDGLDAAMAAFAERTR from the coding sequence GTGAACCTCTACCTCTTTGACTTCGACAAGACCCTGTACCAGTACGACTTCCGCCGACGACTCCCCGAGTTCGCCCGCCTGACCGGTGTCTCGCAGTACCGCCTCGCGAGTTCGTGGTGGGCTGCCGGCTACGAGCGCCGCGCCGAGAGCGGGGAATGGCCGACCGCCGACGAGTACCTCGACGAGTTCGCGAGGGTGACTGGTGGACGCCGGTTGAGCCTCGACGAATGGGCCGACGCCCGGTCTCTTGCGATGACCCGCATCGACGGAAGTGTCGCGGCCGTGGCTCGAGCCGCCTCGCTCGGCACCGTCTCGCTGATGTCGAACAACCCCGCACCGTTCGCCGAGGCACTCCCCCGCCTGGCCCCCGACGTCTGCGCGCTGGTCGGCGACAACCGACTGGTCAGCTGCCAGCTCGGGGTGCGCAAGCCCGACCCGCTCGCGTTCGAACGCGCCCTCGACCGCTACGGATTCGCGGCTGCGGATACCTTCTTCGCCGACGACTCGCTCGAGAACGTGCTCGGTGCGCGCTCGATCGGCATCCACGCGCACCACTTCACCTCGGTCGACGGCCTCGACGCCGCCATGGCCGCCTTCGCGGAGAGAACCCGATGA
- a CDS encoding L-threonylcarbamoyladenylate synthase, translated as MATIYDCSNDAELLTGTRLARLTIGKGGLIVIPTDTVYGIAADAFNPEAVARLLAAKGRGRQSPPPVLIPGIPTLDALAETVPDEVRALVDVFWPGGLTVILPARSSLAWDLGETRGTVALRMPSNRIALEILSETGPLAVSSANLTGEPAAMTAQDAERMLGASVTVYLDDGPAGVNYGGAEPGTGSTIVDATGLLTPEGKLRIVRHGVIPDSEIIRIVGEEKCA; from the coding sequence ATGGCGACCATCTACGACTGCTCGAACGACGCCGAGCTGCTGACCGGCACCCGGCTCGCGCGTCTCACCATCGGCAAGGGCGGGCTCATCGTCATCCCGACCGACACGGTCTACGGCATTGCCGCCGACGCCTTCAACCCGGAGGCCGTTGCGCGCCTCCTCGCTGCCAAGGGCCGCGGCCGCCAGTCGCCGCCGCCCGTGCTGATCCCCGGAATCCCGACCCTCGACGCCCTCGCCGAGACGGTACCCGACGAGGTGCGCGCACTCGTCGACGTGTTCTGGCCCGGCGGGCTGACCGTCATCCTGCCCGCCCGCTCCTCCCTCGCCTGGGACCTCGGCGAGACCCGCGGCACCGTCGCACTGCGCATGCCGTCCAACCGCATCGCCCTGGAGATCCTCTCCGAAACCGGCCCCCTCGCCGTGTCGAGCGCGAATCTCACCGGTGAACCCGCCGCGATGACCGCACAGGACGCAGAGAGGATGCTCGGCGCCAGTGTCACCGTCTACCTCGACGACGGCCCCGCCGGTGTGAACTACGGCGGCGCAGAGCCCGGCACCGGATCAACGATCGTCGACGCGACCGGCCTGCTCACGCCCGAGGGGAAGCTCAGGATCGTGCGCCACGGCGTCATTCCGGACTCGGAGATCATCAGGATCGTGGGGGAGGAGAAGTGCGCATAA
- a CDS encoding MraY family glycosyltransferase: MIFYVLITVIAAVVTYALAWVVLKLSHRYRLYPKIRERDMHSRPTPRLGGIAMYLGILVALAVAWQLPQLSLIFSDPPKIWGILAASLIIVLIGVADDIWDLDWMTKLAGQVIAGWVLAASGIQIFTLPIGGVIILSPTISLIITVLAVVLVMNAINFIDGLDGLVAGVALIANGVFFIYSYKLAFETGQSQYFNLASLITALLIGACIGFLPLNFHPAKMFMGDAGALLVGLLMAVSAISVTGDVDPAFLDRPDVFSASLLPAFIPILLPFAVLVVPLLDFGLAVIRRLRAGKSPFAADRLHLHHRLMDMGHSHLQSVLIFYAWTAVVALGCLSFMFVPAVWAISLTLVGVVACAVVTFGPLRRGGKPRPIDGLTDEAITELAEEKSSAVELDAVDSTLDSPNTTPAPKGTAS, encoded by the coding sequence ATAATCTTCTACGTCCTCATCACGGTCATCGCGGCGGTCGTCACCTACGCGCTGGCCTGGGTCGTGCTCAAGCTCAGCCACCGCTACCGGCTCTACCCGAAGATCCGCGAGCGCGACATGCACTCGCGCCCCACCCCGCGCCTCGGCGGCATCGCGATGTACCTCGGTATTCTCGTGGCCCTCGCGGTCGCCTGGCAGCTGCCGCAGCTGAGCCTCATCTTCTCGGACCCCCCGAAGATCTGGGGCATCCTCGCCGCCTCGCTCATCATCGTGCTGATCGGTGTCGCCGACGACATCTGGGACCTGGACTGGATGACGAAGCTCGCCGGCCAGGTCATCGCCGGATGGGTGCTCGCCGCCTCCGGAATCCAGATCTTCACGCTCCCGATCGGGGGAGTGATCATCCTCTCGCCGACGATCTCGCTCATCATCACGGTTCTCGCCGTTGTGCTCGTGATGAATGCGATCAACTTCATCGACGGCCTCGACGGCCTCGTAGCCGGCGTCGCCCTCATCGCCAACGGCGTGTTCTTCATCTACAGCTACAAGCTCGCCTTCGAGACCGGCCAGTCGCAGTACTTCAACCTCGCCTCGCTCATCACCGCGCTGCTCATCGGCGCGTGCATCGGCTTCCTGCCGCTCAACTTCCATCCGGCGAAGATGTTCATGGGCGACGCGGGCGCTCTGCTCGTCGGCCTGCTCATGGCTGTCTCCGCCATCTCGGTCACCGGCGATGTCGACCCCGCGTTCCTCGACCGCCCCGACGTGTTCAGCGCGTCGCTGCTGCCCGCGTTCATCCCGATCCTGCTGCCGTTCGCGGTGCTCGTCGTGCCGTTACTCGATTTCGGCCTCGCCGTCATCCGGCGCCTGCGGGCAGGCAAATCGCCGTTCGCCGCCGACCGGCTGCACCTGCACCACCGCCTGATGGACATGGGCCACAGCCACCTGCAGTCGGTGCTCATCTTCTACGCCTGGACCGCTGTCGTCGCCCTCGGCTGCCTGTCGTTTATGTTCGTGCCCGCCGTCTGGGCCATCAGCCTCACGCTCGTCGGGGTCGTGGCCTGTGCCGTCGTCACCTTCGGGCCGCTGCGCCGTGGTGGCAAGCCGCGTCCGATCGATGGACTGACGGATGAAGCGATCACCGAGCTCGCCGAGGAGAAGTCGTCCGCGGTCGAGCTCGACGCCGTGGACAGCACCCTGGATTCCCCGAACACCACCCCCGCCCCGAAAGGCACAGCATCATGA
- the atpB gene encoding F0F1 ATP synthase subunit A — MALLHHAFGLLLPFATDDESGEGGFHGPSLEEFTPPSLFGILEGTPLEINRLMLIRFLVVVVIVLLFWLATRNMRVVPGRGQSVLEMAIDFVRVNVVEQALGKKDGARYAGLLISMFFFITFMNITGVIPGLNLAGTSVIGMPIVLALVSYGAFLYAGIKKHPGTFFKSSLFPPNVPWYLYLIVTPIEFLSTFILRPVTLAIRLLMNMVAGHMLLVLCFSATSFFLFTAGGIFGFFSIGTLAFGFAFTIFEILVAVLQAYVFTFLTATYIQLALAEEH; from the coding sequence ATCGCGCTGCTACACCACGCTTTCGGCCTGCTTCTCCCTTTCGCCACTGACGACGAGTCCGGCGAAGGGGGATTCCACGGTCCCTCACTAGAAGAATTCACGCCCCCGTCGCTGTTCGGAATTCTCGAAGGTACGCCGCTCGAGATCAACCGCCTCATGCTGATCAGGTTCCTGGTCGTCGTCGTGATCGTGCTGCTGTTCTGGCTCGCCACCCGCAACATGCGTGTCGTTCCCGGTCGCGGCCAGTCTGTGCTCGAGATGGCCATCGACTTCGTGCGCGTGAACGTGGTCGAGCAGGCACTCGGCAAGAAGGATGGCGCCCGCTACGCGGGGCTGCTCATCAGCATGTTTTTCTTCATCACATTCATGAATATCACCGGCGTGATACCCGGCCTCAACCTGGCCGGCACCTCCGTCATCGGTATGCCGATCGTGCTCGCGCTCGTGTCCTACGGAGCCTTCCTCTACGCGGGAATCAAGAAGCACCCGGGCACCTTCTTCAAGTCCTCGCTCTTCCCGCCGAACGTTCCCTGGTACCTGTACCTGATCGTGACGCCGATCGAGTTCCTCTCGACCTTCATCCTGCGCCCGGTCACGCTCGCCATTCGTCTTCTGATGAACATGGTCGCCGGCCACATGCTGCTCGTGCTGTGCTTCTCGGCCACCTCGTTCTTCCTCTTCACCGCTGGCGGCATCTTCGGCTTCTTCAGCATCGGAACCCTCGCCTTCGGCTTCGCCTTCACGATCTTCGAGATTCTCGTCGCCGTGCTGCAGGCTTACGTCTTCACATTTCTCACCGCAACCTACATCCAGCTCGCGCTGGCTGAAGAGCACTAA
- the atpE gene encoding ATP synthase F0 subunit C, whose translation MDPITTVAELTGNIAPLAFGVATIGPAIGVGLVVGKTVESVARQPELQGRLTGLMFLGIAFTEALAFIAIAVAFIPFP comes from the coding sequence GTGGACCCCATTACGACAGTTGCTGAACTCACCGGCAACATCGCACCCCTCGCATTCGGCGTCGCAACCATCGGCCCCGCGATCGGCGTAGGCCTGGTCGTCGGAAAGACCGTCGAGTCGGTCGCCCGCCAGCCCGAACTGCAGGGTCGCCTCACCGGCCTGATGTTCCTCGGTATTGCATTCACCGAGGCGCTCGCGTTCATCGCCATCGCCGTCGCGTTCATCCCGTTCCCGTAA
- a CDS encoding F0F1 ATP synthase subunit B, with protein MLNAILIAAAETEAVNPLLPASYDILWSAVCFVVIVGFFIWKVLPNVNKTLDARADLIEGGIKKAENAQAEADAALEEYKKQLADARAEAAKIREQARLDGTAILNELKEQATVDSARIVANAQAQIEAERQSVVVSLRAEVGSLAIDLASGVIGESLTDDKKAAGIVDRFLAELEADEKAKAAK; from the coding sequence ATGCTTAACGCAATCCTGATCGCCGCTGCGGAGACCGAAGCGGTCAACCCGCTGCTCCCCGCCAGCTACGACATCCTGTGGTCGGCGGTGTGCTTCGTCGTCATCGTCGGTTTCTTCATCTGGAAGGTGCTGCCGAACGTCAACAAGACGCTCGACGCCCGTGCCGACCTCATCGAGGGTGGCATCAAGAAGGCCGAGAACGCCCAGGCCGAGGCCGACGCTGCTCTCGAGGAGTACAAGAAGCAGCTCGCCGACGCGCGTGCCGAGGCCGCGAAGATTCGCGAGCAGGCACGTCTCGACGGAACAGCGATCCTCAACGAGCTCAAGGAGCAGGCCACGGTCGACTCCGCTCGCATCGTCGCCAACGCACAGGCCCAGATCGAGGCGGAGCGCCAGAGCGTTGTCGTCTCGCTGCGTGCCGAGGTCGGATCGCTCGCGATCGACCTCGCCTCCGGTGTCATCGGTGAGAGCCTCACCGACGACAAGAAGGCTGCGGGCATCGTGGACCGGTTCCTCGCGGAGCTGGAAGCCGACGAGAAGGCTAAGGCGGCCAAGTAG
- a CDS encoding F0F1 ATP synthase subunit delta yields the protein MGSATREALSASRSALATLGTKGGLAVGQELLAAGRVIGDSAPLRAALADPSAPADAKKSIITNVFSTLSTGARDLLSTVAENRWSNDDDLLAGIEELGFRVLASSAGTAPIEAELFTFGTAVSSDPELELAVSSKLGSNAAKVALVETLLGSKASAQTIAIVGHLVQQPRGRRIAELLSTAASIVADQSGLSIATVTTATKLDAAQLDRLGKGLAKSYGRELRINQVVDPTLLGGVRVQIGDDIIDGSVASRLKELRLQLAG from the coding sequence GTGGGATCGGCAACGAGAGAAGCACTCTCCGCATCGCGCTCGGCTCTTGCCACGCTCGGTACGAAGGGCGGACTGGCCGTGGGCCAGGAGCTGCTGGCCGCGGGTCGCGTCATCGGCGATTCCGCACCCCTGCGTGCGGCTCTCGCCGACCCGTCCGCACCCGCGGACGCGAAGAAGTCGATCATCACCAACGTCTTCTCGACGCTCAGCACGGGCGCTCGCGACCTGCTGTCCACGGTCGCGGAGAACCGCTGGTCGAATGACGACGACCTGCTCGCCGGCATCGAGGAGCTCGGTTTCCGTGTTCTCGCCTCGTCCGCGGGCACTGCGCCCATCGAGGCGGAGCTGTTCACCTTCGGCACCGCGGTGAGCTCGGACCCCGAGCTCGAACTCGCCGTCAGCAGCAAACTCGGCTCGAACGCGGCGAAGGTCGCGCTCGTCGAGACCCTGCTCGGTTCCAAGGCGAGCGCGCAGACGATCGCGATCGTCGGTCACCTCGTGCAGCAGCCGAGAGGCCGCCGCATCGCCGAGCTGCTGAGCACAGCGGCATCCATCGTCGCAGACCAGTCCGGACTCAGCATCGCCACGGTCACCACCGCGACGAAGCTCGACGCCGCTCAGCTCGACCGTCTCGGCAAGGGGCTCGCCAAGAGCTACGGCCGTGAGCTGCGCATCAACCAGGTCGTCGACCCCACCCTCCTCGGTGGAGTGCGCGTGCAGATCGGTGACGACATCATCGACGGCAGCGTCGCTTCGCGACTCAAAGAACTTCGACTTCAGCTCGCTGGCTAG